The proteins below are encoded in one region of Acanthochromis polyacanthus isolate Apoly-LR-REF ecotype Palm Island chromosome 4, KAUST_Apoly_ChrSc, whole genome shotgun sequence:
- the mob3c gene encoding MOB kinase activator 3C isoform X2 codes for MALCLGQVFSKDKTFRPRKRFEPGTQRFELYKKAQASLKSGLDLRKVVQLPEGENLNDWIAVHVVDFFNRINLIYGTVSEYCTERTCPIMSGGLRYEYRWQDGDDYKKPTKLPALKYMNLMMDWIESLINNEDIFPTRVCRSPRTSSRCARRS; via the exons ATGGCGTTGTGTCTCGGACAAGTGTTCAGCAAAGACAAAACCTTCAGGCCGAGGAAGCGTTTCGAGCCGGGCACGCAGCGCTTCGAACTCTACAAGAAGGCCCAGGCCTCGCTCAAGTCGGGCCTGGACCTGAGGAAGGTGGTGCAGCTGCCGGAGGGGGAGAACCTCAACGACTGGATCGCGGTTCACGTTGTGGATTTCTTCAACAGGATCAACCTGATCTACGGCACCGTGAGCGAGTACTGCACCGAGCGCACGTGTCCCATCATGTCAGGGGGACTGAGGTACGAGTACAGGTGGCAGGACGGCGACGACTACAAGAAGCCCACCAAGCTGCCGGCGCTGAAGTACATGAACCTGATGATGGACTGGATCGAGTCGCTCATCAACAACGAGGACATCTTCCCCACCAGA GTGTGCCGTTCCCCAAGAACTTCCAGCAGGTGTGCAAGAAGATCCTGA
- the mob3c gene encoding MOB kinase activator 3C isoform X1 translates to MALCLGQVFSKDKTFRPRKRFEPGTQRFELYKKAQASLKSGLDLRKVVQLPEGENLNDWIAVHVVDFFNRINLIYGTVSEYCTERTCPIMSGGLRYEYRWQDGDDYKKPTKLPALKYMNLMMDWIESLINNEDIFPTRVGVPFPKNFQQVCKKILSRLFRVFVHVYIHHFDSICSMGAEAHINTCYKHYYYFISEFNLIDHSELEPLKEMTEKICH, encoded by the exons ATGGCGTTGTGTCTCGGACAAGTGTTCAGCAAAGACAAAACCTTCAGGCCGAGGAAGCGTTTCGAGCCGGGCACGCAGCGCTTCGAACTCTACAAGAAGGCCCAGGCCTCGCTCAAGTCGGGCCTGGACCTGAGGAAGGTGGTGCAGCTGCCGGAGGGGGAGAACCTCAACGACTGGATCGCGGTTCACGTTGTGGATTTCTTCAACAGGATCAACCTGATCTACGGCACCGTGAGCGAGTACTGCACCGAGCGCACGTGTCCCATCATGTCAGGGGGACTGAGGTACGAGTACAGGTGGCAGGACGGCGACGACTACAAGAAGCCCACCAAGCTGCCGGCGCTGAAGTACATGAACCTGATGATGGACTGGATCGAGTCGCTCATCAACAACGAGGACATCTTCCCCACCAGAGTAG GTGTGCCGTTCCCCAAGAACTTCCAGCAGGTGTGCAAGAAGATCCTGAGCCGCCTCTTCAgagtgtttgtgcatgtttacATCCATCACTTCGACAGCATCTGCAGCATGGGCGCCGAGGCCCACATCAATACCTGCTACAAACACTACTACTACTTCATCTCGGAGTTCAACCTCATCGATCACTCCGAACTGGAGCCCCTG AAAGAGATGACAGAGAAGATTTGCCATTAA